From Triticum urartu cultivar G1812 chromosome 2, Tu2.1, whole genome shotgun sequence, a single genomic window includes:
- the LOC125536329 gene encoding uncharacterized protein LOC125536329 isoform X1: MTRHMQPEHNYAAGDKLVMKNFMITPGSSTSQMEQRSSDHIVLDVNDDNIDNGQCHHFSISGYVREMQMNDSNFRSLFDDHINSLLVTTKTFRRWYCESCRDKLEPLYNNTSTPARMLNGFARGQHDVPKELSQEKGSEGCRSPSYNIESMKVDRVVNDSYESTPINQKNGAAKCHSPVFKTYKRRKNTKVHEVINNSSFVEYQDTSGMASTFAHALPSSSSYKSEKAAQISIEPRNQSALNLIQVNGSRSILETKAGNMFDPRMSGPSTGYYTSDHMQGRHLHGSVDLWKHTCFTQCEASTGNMPSRCLLPNSYHLHDQYDVENFIWYRDSNIINESCAPTMDISAKYQHPHCPSKPFRPVPRIGVLSPMLQKEVTTYSESCGTQSGYRLGMSEEEMPCQMYRGENSASSSQKFRATYNPQHLGHVNSVGIPELLPERENSHSSKGKSKMVYSSDKSAQQDICAQALSLSGVATNAATRGRS; encoded by the exons ATGACTCGACACATGCAACCAG AACATAATTATGCTGCGGGAGATAAACTAGTTATGAAGAATTTCATGATTACACCTGGATCTAGCACTTCTCAAATGGAGCAGAGATCCTCTGATCACATTGTTCTTGATGTAAATGATGATAACATAGATAATGGGCAATGCCACCATTTCTCCATAAG TGGGTATGTTCGTGAGATGCAGATGAATGACTCAAATTTCCGTTCACTATTTGATGACCACATCAATTCATTGCTAGTTACTACAAAAACATTTCGACGATGGTATTGCGAAAGCTGCAGGGATAAATTGGAACCATTATATAATAATACCAGCACACCAGCTAGAATGTTGAATGGATTTGCACGAGGACAACATGACGTCCCCAAGGAATTATCGCAAGAGAAGGGTTCTGAGGGATGTCGTTCACCTTCCTACAATATAGAATCCATGAAAGTAGATCGAGTTGTAAATG ATTCATATGAGTCAACACCGATTAATCAGAAGAACGGTGCTGCAAAATGTCATTCACCAGTGTTCAAAACCTACAAGAGAAGGAAGAACACCAAAGTGCACGAAGTTATAAATAATAGTTCTTTTGTGGAATATCAAGATACCTCTGGCATGGCTTCAACTTTTGCCCATGCATTACCGTCTTCGAGCAGTTATAAGTCGGAAAAGGCAGCACAAATAAGTATTGAACCCCGGAACCAGAGTGCATTAAATCTGATCCAGGTAAATGGTTCCCGATCCATATTAGAAACAAAGGCAGGAAATATGTTTGATCCAAGAATGTCAGGACCTTCGACGGGTTACTATACAAGTGACCATATGCAGGGAAGACATCTTCATGGATCAGTAGACTTGTGGAAGCACACATGCTTCACACAATGTGAAGCGTCTACAGGGAACATGCCAAGCCGTTGTCTACTTCCTAATTCATACCATTTGCATGATCAGTATGATGTAGAAAATTTCATATGGTACAGAGACAGCAACATCATCAATGAAAGTTGTGCACCGACCATGGATATTTCTGCAAAGTATCAACATCCACATTGTCCCAGTAAACCATTTCGCCCTGTTCCTAGGATTGGTGTGCTCAGTCCCATGTTGCAGAAAGAAGTCACAACATATTCGGAGAGCTGCGGAACACAGTCTGGCTACCGACTAGGCATGTCTGAGGAGGAAATGCCTTGCCAGATGTACAGAGGGGAAAACTCGGCATCAAGCTCACAAAAATTCCGGGCAACGTACAACCCCCAACATTTGGGTCATGTCAACTCTGTTGGAATACCAGAACTTCTGCCGGAGAGGGAGAATTCACATTCAAGCAAAGGCAAAAGCAAAATGGTATATTCTTCGGACAAATCTGCACAACAGGATATATGT GCTCAGGCTCTGTCTCTCTCTGGTGTGGCCACAAATGCTGCAACTCGTGGAAGGAGTTGA
- the LOC125536329 gene encoding uncharacterized protein LOC125536329 isoform X2 has product MQMNDSNFRSLFDDHINSLLVTTKTFRRWYCESCRDKLEPLYNNTSTPARMLNGFARGQHDVPKELSQEKGSEGCRSPSYNIESMKVDRVVNDSYESTPINQKNGAAKCHSPVFKTYKRRKNTKVHEVINNSSFVEYQDTSGMASTFAHALPSSSSYKSEKAAQISIEPRNQSALNLIQVNGSRSILETKAGNMFDPRMSGPSTGYYTSDHMQGRHLHGSVDLWKHTCFTQCEASTGNMPSRCLLPNSYHLHDQYDVENFIWYRDSNIINESCAPTMDISAKYQHPHCPSKPFRPVPRIGVLSPMLQKEVTTYSESCGTQSGYRLGMSEEEMPCQMYRGENSASSSQKFRATYNPQHLGHVNSVGIPELLPERENSHSSKGKSKMVYSSDKSAQQDICAQALSLSGVATNAATRGRS; this is encoded by the exons ATGCAGATGAATGACTCAAATTTCCGTTCACTATTTGATGACCACATCAATTCATTGCTAGTTACTACAAAAACATTTCGACGATGGTATTGCGAAAGCTGCAGGGATAAATTGGAACCATTATATAATAATACCAGCACACCAGCTAGAATGTTGAATGGATTTGCACGAGGACAACATGACGTCCCCAAGGAATTATCGCAAGAGAAGGGTTCTGAGGGATGTCGTTCACCTTCCTACAATATAGAATCCATGAAAGTAGATCGAGTTGTAAATG ATTCATATGAGTCAACACCGATTAATCAGAAGAACGGTGCTGCAAAATGTCATTCACCAGTGTTCAAAACCTACAAGAGAAGGAAGAACACCAAAGTGCACGAAGTTATAAATAATAGTTCTTTTGTGGAATATCAAGATACCTCTGGCATGGCTTCAACTTTTGCCCATGCATTACCGTCTTCGAGCAGTTATAAGTCGGAAAAGGCAGCACAAATAAGTATTGAACCCCGGAACCAGAGTGCATTAAATCTGATCCAGGTAAATGGTTCCCGATCCATATTAGAAACAAAGGCAGGAAATATGTTTGATCCAAGAATGTCAGGACCTTCGACGGGTTACTATACAAGTGACCATATGCAGGGAAGACATCTTCATGGATCAGTAGACTTGTGGAAGCACACATGCTTCACACAATGTGAAGCGTCTACAGGGAACATGCCAAGCCGTTGTCTACTTCCTAATTCATACCATTTGCATGATCAGTATGATGTAGAAAATTTCATATGGTACAGAGACAGCAACATCATCAATGAAAGTTGTGCACCGACCATGGATATTTCTGCAAAGTATCAACATCCACATTGTCCCAGTAAACCATTTCGCCCTGTTCCTAGGATTGGTGTGCTCAGTCCCATGTTGCAGAAAGAAGTCACAACATATTCGGAGAGCTGCGGAACACAGTCTGGCTACCGACTAGGCATGTCTGAGGAGGAAATGCCTTGCCAGATGTACAGAGGGGAAAACTCGGCATCAAGCTCACAAAAATTCCGGGCAACGTACAACCCCCAACATTTGGGTCATGTCAACTCTGTTGGAATACCAGAACTTCTGCCGGAGAGGGAGAATTCACATTCAAGCAAAGGCAAAAGCAAAATGGTATATTCTTCGGACAAATCTGCACAACAGGATATATGT GCTCAGGCTCTGTCTCTCTCTGGTGTGGCCACAAATGCTGCAACTCGTGGAAGGAGTTGA